CCATATTTATCAACATTTGCTCCCGTAAATGCCCCTTTGATATGTCCAAATAATTCGTCATCCAAAAGCGTTTCGGGTAAAGCACTGCAATTTACAATCCAGAATGGTTTTTCTTTACGAGGATTATACGTATTATAATGCACGGCTCTAGCAATCAATTCTTTCCCGGTTCCGCTTTCCCCGGATATTAATACCGGAACAGTTTCTTTTGCAACTTTATCCACTATTTCTAAAATTCTGTCCATTTTAGAACCTTTATAAACAATACTCGCCATACTTTTACGAGCCTGGACCCTGTAACTTTCTATTTCTTTCTGGAGTTTGTATATTTCCAATGTTTTAGCAACCCTAAATAACATATCTTCTATATTGAAAGGTTTTTGGAGATAGTCATCGGCACCTTTATTCAAAAGTTCGAAAGCCTGTTGATAATCCCCAAAAGCGCTCATAATAATAACCGGTAATTTGCTGTTCTTCTGCTTTATTTTACTTAACACCTCTATCCCGTCCATTCCCGGCATTCTTATATCAAGTATTATGAGGTCATACTTATTATACCTGCTTAGCGCATCTTTCCCATTAAGAACGTAATCCGCATTAAAGCCGGCTTGTTCCAAGCATTGTTTAACAAAGGAACACATTCCTTCTTCATCATCAACGATTAAAATATTTTTACTCATAAATGGCTTACGGGAAGTCTTATTATGACCTCTGTTCCTTTCCCTTTCTTGCTGCTTATTTTGATATCTCCCCTATGATTATTAATTATTATCTTCGAAAAAAATAACCCTAAACCCGTCCCGGTATTTTTAGTAGTAAAAAAGGGATTGAATATTTTGTCAAGATACTTTTTTTCTATTCCCGACCCGGTATCTTTAATTTTCACTTCAATCTGTGACTTATTATCTTTTATACCTGTAGAGATTTCAATCTGTCCATTCTTAGACATACTTTCAATTGAATTATTTAAGATAACGGTAAACACTTCGCTGAGTTGGTTTTCATCTCCTTCTATTTCCAATGAACTTAATTTAAAATAATTTCTTTTTATAATAATCCCCTGTTTCTTTAATAAATACTGATGCAAAGTTATTATTTTATCTAATATCAAATGAATGTTTAGTTTGTTAAATTTAATATTTGATCTTGTAGTAAGGTTCAGAAGTCCCGTTACTAAATTAGATGCACGGTTAATTTGTTCTCCTATAATTAACAAACTATTAGAGATGTTTTTATCGTCTATTTTTGCTATTTTATCGTTTCTGGATATTAACTGAGTATGTCCCAGTATTATTGCTAATGGGTTTTTAAGTTGATGTGCCAGCCATGGAGCCAATTGTTCCAATATCTTGATTTTTTCTGTTTGAAATTTCTGTTGTTCTATTCTTTTTTTCTCCGTAACATCTTTAAAAATAACAAGTATTTTCCCTTTTTCTTCTAAAGATATTACCTTTCCTACAATTTCAAATATTTTCGCATCGGATTTTCCTGTTTTATAAATTATTTCAAGATTGTCCAGCATCTTTCCCGTTTTTATAATTTCCGTTAAATTATTTCTAAGAGTTCCGGTTCTATTCACTTTTTTTAATAAAACATCCGTAATAAAACGCCCTTTTATTTCTCGATAATTCCCATGAAATAGAGCATAGAAAGTTTGATTATTGCTAATTATTTTTAAGTTCTTGTCAAGAATGACAAGTAAATCAGGTATAGTTGCTATAATATTTTCCGAAAAAGTTTTTTCTCTTTCTAATTCTATTGTTCTACTTCTTACTCTAATTTCTAATTCTTCTTTATTTAAAATAGTTAATTTTTCATATTTAAGAATTCCATCGGGAAAACTTTGAATAATATCAAAAAATATAGGAGTATCTTTAATTTTGTTTTTTATTATTGCAAAAGTTTTTTCAAAAACCTCCGTAGCATAAGTTGGGGAAGTTACCGTTCCATATAATGTTATAATTTTCGAAATAAGTAAGGAAAATAAATTACAAATTATTTTTATTTTATCTTTCCCGTATAATTTATTGATATTTAAAGCAATCGCTGATACATCTATTGTTAAATCATCTCTTATTTTACAGTTTTCAAAAAACATAGGATTATTTTCAAAATATTCTACCAGCGTATTTCTTAAGATTTTATCCCCTGTTGCGGTTCGCACTACCGTCAGAAACATATTGAGCATAACGACATAACTATTAACAGCCAGCACATCATCTTTGAAAAGCATTTTCCACCCGATATGTTCCAGTGCTATTACTTTTAGTTTCATACTCATAAAAAGTTTTCTTTCTCCTATCGCAAAATTTATAAAGGCAACCATAATAGCAAGCTGTATCACTATGCTCCAGGCAGCTTCGGAAATAATAGATAAAATTATTGCCCAGAAAAGCAATACGGCTAATAAAAGTACTAACATACTAAATGAACGGTATATCTTATGGGGGATTATTCTCAGAAGTTTTAACAGAGGAATCCTGTAGTTTTTTGCAATGGTTAGCACCGAAACAATATTACTTAATAAAAGAATACTTACTCCAACTACAAACAGGAGGAATAAAACAAGATAGAGAAGCTTTAAATTAAATGCACTATAACTTACAAAAATTATTGTTGAATAAATAATTTCTACAAAAGTTATAATAAGAGTCCCGATAATTAAAAGATATTGAGTACTTACCGCACTTAAAATAAGCGAATTTCTAAAAACATAGTAAATGAAGATTATAGCAGAAGCTATGGTGATAATACTTACAATTAGACCAACCAATGGCGTATACATTTATAATTTAACTTATTAGAGTAGAATCCTTATACATTAATAGACAATTGTCTTTTAAAAATATCTTTATAGCACTTACCATCGGGAAAGATACTGTTTTTCTCACTTAAAAAATTAGCCCAACAATAGGAACATATGTTAACTTTATAATCTTTGAATATCCTAATCTGTCCTAATCTCTTTCTATACTATCTCATAAATATCAGTTTCTTTGTTTCTTTACCCAGCATAGCTGGATAGAACTCCCTAAGAACTAAAGTTCTAAGGGCCTTCTATATTTTCCGCTTTTATTTCATTAAAATTAGTTTCTTTGTCTCTTTATAGTTTCCAGCTGCAAATTTCGTAAAATAAATTCCCGAAGCTAATTTCTTTCCTGCGTTATCTTTGCCATGCCATCCGGCCACATAATATCCCGGCTTCTCTTCCCTGTCTATTAATGTGCACACTTCTCTTCCCGTTAAATCGTATATCCTCAGAGAAACCTTGCTCTTCGCGGGAAGCTGGTATTTAATAAACGCCGACTTTCCGCACGGATTTGGATAAGCTCCCGAAAAAGCAAAAACTTTTGGAATGGAAAGTTCCTCTACTCCGATAAATCCGGTAGCTTCAGAAGAATAACTGCTCTCCTTAAAGTTATTATCAAGAACCGTATAAACATAATAATATATCACACCTTTACTTGAATCCGCATAAGTTGTATCAATAATAATCTTTGAATTAAGCAATGTATATGGCCCGCCTGAAGTCGCGCTCCTGTAAATATTATACCCAAGTAAATTAGCTATGGTTGAAGGATGCCACGAAAGAGCTATCTTAACAACGTCGGACTGTGCAATTAACTCTCTGGATGCGCTTCCTGCCGTATAAACACGAAATCTACCACGAGTATCAACAGGCATAATAAAAGAAGCATCCTGAGCATTAGCAACTCTTATGGTATAAGTAGAATCCAATACCATTTCATTAATAAAATACTTACCGTTCCAGTGCATTAAATCAACCCATTTTCCGCTAATTTCATATTGAGTTAGATTTGTATCTATTCCAAAAGTGACTTCCGGGGTAACAGTTGTATCCATTTGCTTACTGAAAGCAAGATGAGTATACAGAGTTTCTATGCCTGCCGGCTCAGGATAAACGTTTATGCTGTCAAGATATGGCGGAGCGGCTATATCCGGAGATGTTAATAAAGGAGTATAATTTACAAGCCCGAGATTCATTGCGTCATCATTCATATCCCAGATATGCTCATCAATCGTATCGGTATTTGTCGTTCCCCACCAGTTGCTGTCTGCAGACATAGAAACAGAAGACGTATTTTGGAATGCATAGCCGGTATTACATAAAATATTATTGTGATGTACCCGACTTATTTTTTCTCCTCTTATTCCCGGCCCCGAATTATTTATAATCGTATTATACATTATCTCTTTAGTTTCCCTGTAACCTGTCGAGGTTGTTACTCTTATTCCACCGGAATCATTACCTGCTATTACGTTTGAATCTACACAAATTATGCTGTTGTTAATGCTGCCTATGTTAGATACACCGTAGCCTTTATTATTTATTATTCTGCAGTTGGTTATTATTCCGCTTGCCCCGTTTATAAAAACAATACCGTTGCCAAGATTATTCTCTATCAGATTGTTACTTACTTTTGACAAAGAATCAAAACCGCCCCATAACATAATGGCGCCGCCACCTTCGCTCCCAATATTATTACCTATATAGTTATTGCTGATATCATAATGAGTAAACTCGGGGCCGCTGTTCCCGCCGCATTGGAGACCGCTTCCGCTTTGATAACTGCTCCCGGAATTATTGGTAATGGTATTTCCAGTTACTTTAAGAATATTTCCTGACGTCATCCGCATCTGCAAATATACTCCTCCTCCCGTTCCCGAAGATTTCCAATCTCCTTCTGCCGTATTGCTGTCTATGATATTCCCGGAAAGAGTCAACATTAAAACATCTTGCCCCGCGATTCCTCCGCCGTAAGCCTCCATTGCTCCACCGATATGTTTTACTTTATTATTTATTATGTAATTGTCCTTGATTACGCCTCCCGCATAAGATAAGGCAATCCCTCCACCATAACTTGCCGTTCCCATGGCGCTGTCTCTACGAAGATTATTAGTTATCAAACATTTATGAATAAACAGTGATGCTGTGTCGCAGTTTATTGCCGGTCCCGCATATTGTATCGAACAGTACTCCAGTATGCTTCCCGACAAATAGTTTCCGGAACTATCATACGAAGCATCCGTCGCCGAATTTGTAAAACGAATCCCATACCAGTTCCCCGGTTTCGGTATCGTATCATTGGAGGTGAATTTAATTGTGTCCGCAGAATCGCCTCTTGCAATTAGTTCCCCGTCTACTCTTATCATTTTGCCCGACTTAACTCTTATTTCCGTCCCCGGTTCTATCGTAAGAGTTACTCCCGGCTGTACTATTACGGGATTGGTAACTATATAAAGTTTATCTTTTGTCCATAACGTATTTGTGCTTATCATCCCGCTTACGTTATAACTATTCTGAGTCCCTATGGAAAATTCTATCGTGTCCCGGTAAGTTCCGCTGTTTGAAGCTATCTCCAACCTGAATAATGCATTATGTTGAGGACATCCTCCCGAAAGAGAAAACGTAAATACGTCCCCGGAATTTGCTTTCTTTACACGCGCAAGTATGTCGCCGAAATTGGACGTAGAATCCGTAACCGTAATGTTTGCATCGTCCGTATGCAAAACTCCAAATACGCCGGTTGCATCCATTCCGTTATTCTGTAACGCAATCACCAAATTTACCGTTTCGCCTGCATCCGGCACGCCGTCATTATCACCGGCCGGGTCTTTTACCGTATCTCCAAGCATTGCA
Above is a genomic segment from bacterium containing:
- a CDS encoding ATP-binding protein, which translates into the protein MYTPLVGLIVSIITIASAIIFIYYVFRNSLILSAVSTQYLLIIGTLIITFVEIIYSTIIFVSYSAFNLKLLYLVLFLLFVVGVSILLLSNIVSVLTIAKNYRIPLLKLLRIIPHKIYRSFSMLVLLLAVLLFWAIILSIISEAAWSIVIQLAIMVAFINFAIGERKLFMSMKLKVIALEHIGWKMLFKDDVLAVNSYVVMLNMFLTVVRTATGDKILRNTLVEYFENNPMFFENCKIRDDLTIDVSAIALNINKLYGKDKIKIICNLFSLLISKIITLYGTVTSPTYATEVFEKTFAIIKNKIKDTPIFFDIIQSFPDGILKYEKLTILNKEELEIRVRSRTIELEREKTFSENIIATIPDLLVILDKNLKIISNNQTFYALFHGNYREIKGRFITDVLLKKVNRTGTLRNNLTEIIKTGKMLDNLEIIYKTGKSDAKIFEIVGKVISLEEKGKILVIFKDVTEKKRIEQQKFQTEKIKILEQLAPWLAHQLKNPLAIILGHTQLISRNDKIAKIDDKNISNSLLIIGEQINRASNLVTGLLNLTTRSNIKFNKLNIHLILDKIITLHQYLLKKQGIIIKRNYFKLSSLEIEGDENQLSEVFTVILNNSIESMSKNGQIEISTGIKDNKSQIEVKIKDTGSGIEKKYLDKIFNPFFTTKNTGTGLGLFFSKIIINNHRGDIKISSKKGKGTEVIIRLPVSHL
- a CDS encoding S8 family serine peptidase; this translates as MKKLFEFTGLGILFALTCATASAQDFAKGRLIVKFKDGVNISNQKGSVLTGIQSVDKLNEKYSAKQATELFKNYTPVTKTVVIKDKIVDVPSLSNIYVLTLNEDADILSAVKEYKNNPDVLYVEPDYIAHSCATPNDSYFGEQWGLNKIQAEAAWDTTTGDTSVVIGILDTGIDTAHPDIVNNLWINKDEIPGNSIDDDVNGFVDDVYGWNFVSNNNNPNDDAGHGTHCAGIAGAVTNNGTGVAGVSWKSKVMAVKVLNNNGTGLYSNIALGIVYAANNNAKIINMSLGGYASSTLLENALINAYATSVPVGAAGNDNKEQLFYPACFSTVLAVAATDSNDVKWDGSNYGSWVDLSAPGVSIYNTRLNDYARFTGTSQAAPFVSGVAALIAAYKPTFSTGAIMNMIVNNTDPIDTLNPTYAGKIGSGRLNAHLVLTGGLLPKLAMLGDTVKDPAGDNDGVPDAGETVNLVIALQNNGMDATGVFGVLHTDDANITVTDSTSNFGDILARVKKANSGDVFTFSLSGGCPQHNALFRLEIASNSGTYRDTIEFSIGTQNSYNVSGMISTNTLWTKDKLYIVTNPVIVQPGVTLTIEPGTEIRVKSGKMIRVDGELIARGDSADTIKFTSNDTIPKPGNWYGIRFTNSATDASYDSSGNYLSGSILEYCSIQYAGPAINCDTASLFIHKCLITNNLRRDSAMGTASYGGGIALSYAGGVIKDNYIINNKVKHIGGAMEAYGGGIAGQDVLMLTLSGNIIDSNTAEGDWKSSGTGGGVYLQMRMTSGNILKVTGNTITNNSGSSYQSGSGLQCGGNSGPEFTHYDISNNYIGNNIGSEGGGAIMLWGGFDSLSKVSNNLIENNLGNGIVFINGASGIITNCRIINNKGYGVSNIGSINNSIICVDSNVIAGNDSGGIRVTTSTGYRETKEIMYNTIINNSGPGIRGEKISRVHHNNILCNTGYAFQNTSSVSMSADSNWWGTTNTDTIDEHIWDMNDDAMNLGLVNYTPLLTSPDIAAPPYLDSINVYPEPAGIETLYTHLAFSKQMDTTVTPEVTFGIDTNLTQYEISGKWVDLMHWNGKYFINEMVLDSTYTIRVANAQDASFIMPVDTRGRFRVYTAGSASRELIAQSDVVKIALSWHPSTIANLLGYNIYRSATSGGPYTLLNSKIIIDTTYADSSKGVIYYYVYTVLDNNFKESSYSSEATGFIGVEELSIPKVFAFSGAYPNPCGKSAFIKYQLPAKSKVSLRIYDLTGREVCTLIDREEKPGYYVAGWHGKDNAGKKLASGIYFTKFAAGNYKETKKLILMK